One Staphylococcus ratti DNA segment encodes these proteins:
- the ychF gene encoding redox-regulated ATPase YchF has protein sequence MALTAGIVGLPNVGKSTLFNAITKAGALAANYPFATIDPNVGIVEVPDTRLTELERIVNPKKTLPTTFEFTDIAGIVKGASKGEGLGNKFLSHIREVDAICQVVRAFDDENVTHVAGRVNPIDDIEVINMELVLADLESVEKRLPRLEKLAKQKDKNALNEVRILTQIKEVLENGQPVRSIEFNEEDQKYVNQAQLLTAKKMLYIANVGEDEINDTDNEKVKTIREYADQEGSEVIVISAKIEEEIATLDEEDKAMFLEDLGIEEPGLHILIRKAYELLGLATYFTAGVQEVRAWTFKEGMTAPQCAGIIHTDFERGFIRAEVTSYEDYVTYNGEQGAKEAGKMRLEGKEYIMKDGDVVHFRFNV, from the coding sequence ATGGCTTTAACAGCTGGGATTGTCGGCTTGCCAAACGTAGGTAAGTCCACACTTTTTAACGCAATTACAAAAGCAGGAGCACTTGCAGCAAACTATCCATTTGCAACAATTGATCCGAATGTCGGCATTGTAGAAGTGCCAGACACACGTTTAACGGAATTAGAACGTATTGTAAACCCTAAAAAAACACTTCCGACTACATTTGAATTTACAGATATTGCTGGGATTGTAAAAGGTGCTTCTAAAGGTGAAGGACTTGGAAATAAATTCTTATCTCATATCCGCGAAGTAGACGCGATTTGTCAGGTTGTTCGTGCATTTGATGATGAAAATGTTACGCATGTCGCAGGACGCGTGAATCCAATTGATGACATTGAAGTGATTAATATGGAATTGGTATTAGCAGATTTAGAATCTGTTGAAAAACGCTTACCTCGTTTAGAAAAATTAGCAAAACAAAAAGATAAAAATGCCTTAAATGAAGTACGTATTTTAACTCAAATTAAAGAAGTGCTTGAAAATGGTCAACCTGTACGTAGCATCGAATTTAATGAAGAAGATCAAAAGTACGTAAATCAAGCACAATTATTAACTGCTAAAAAAATGTTATATATTGCGAATGTCGGCGAAGACGAAATTAATGATACAGATAATGAAAAAGTCAAAACGATTCGTGAATATGCGGATCAAGAAGGTTCTGAAGTCATTGTCATTAGCGCAAAAATAGAAGAAGAAATCGCTACGTTAGATGAAGAAGACAAAGCGATGTTCTTAGAAGATTTAGGTATTGAAGAACCAGGTCTACACATTTTAATTCGTAAAGCTTATGAATTATTAGGATTAGCGACGTATTTCACTGCTGGCGTTCAAGAAGTACGAGCTTGGACTTTTAAAGAAGGCATGACAGCGCCACAATGTGCGGGTATCATTCATACAGACTTTGAGCGCGGTTTTATTCGTGCCGAAGTAACAAGTTATGAAGATTACGTAACTTATAATGGTGAACAAGGTGCTAAAGAAGCTGGTAAAATGCGCTTAGAAGGTAAAGAATATATTATGAAAGATGGCGACGTTGTTCATTTCAGATTTAACGTCTAA
- a CDS encoding bifunctional homocysteine S-methyltransferase/methylenetetrahydrofolate reductase — protein sequence MSRLLNTLKHNVLVADGAIGTILYSEGLDTCPEAYNLTHPEKVEQIHRSYIQAGADIIQTNTYGANFEKLKAFGLEHKVKAIHEAAVSIAQRAAGEDTFILGTVGGFRGVKQGDLSLSAIQYHTEIQVDTLIQGGVDGLLFETYYDLEELLTVIRTTRQKYDVPIIAQLTASNTNYLIDGTVINEALEQVIQAGANVVGLNCHHGPHHMKNTFSHIELPEHAYLSCYPNASLLDIENDTFKYSNNASYFGKVAEQLIHEGVRLIGGCCGTTPEHIQHIKSSVKNLKPVSHKKVIPIHKKHASTEHHDLKLSLKERVQRQPTIIVELDTPKHLDTQRFFKNIEALDKANVDAVTLADNSLATVRISNVAAASLIKQNYSIEPLVHITCRDRNLIGLQSHLLGLSLLGINEILAITGDPSKVGHLPGATNVYDVNSKGLTELALRFNEGINTDGDALKKRTNFNIAGGFDPHVRNIDAAVRKLETKIESGMHYFITQPVFTKEKIIEIYQATQHLNVPIFIGVMPITSYNNALFLHNEVPGIKMTDDILDRFKAVANDKEATYDLSIAICKSLIDTIHEYFNGLYLITPFERVDYSLELAAYSKSITSTKQEAIL from the coding sequence ATGAGTCGATTATTAAACACTCTGAAGCACAACGTTCTAGTGGCTGACGGCGCAATCGGAACGATTCTCTACTCAGAAGGACTCGATACTTGTCCGGAAGCCTATAACTTAACGCATCCCGAAAAAGTCGAACAGATTCATCGTTCCTATATTCAAGCGGGTGCAGATATTATACAAACTAATACTTATGGCGCAAATTTCGAAAAATTAAAAGCATTCGGCTTAGAACATAAAGTTAAAGCCATTCATGAAGCTGCCGTGTCTATTGCTCAACGTGCAGCAGGAGAAGATACATTTATTCTTGGCACAGTCGGAGGGTTTAGAGGCGTTAAACAGGGGGACTTATCACTTTCTGCCATTCAATATCATACAGAAATACAAGTGGATACGTTAATTCAAGGGGGTGTGGATGGCCTATTATTTGAAACGTATTACGACTTAGAAGAACTTCTTACCGTCATTCGAACGACACGTCAAAAATATGACGTCCCTATTATTGCTCAATTGACCGCTTCTAATACCAATTATCTCATCGATGGTACCGTCATTAACGAAGCATTAGAACAAGTCATTCAAGCAGGCGCAAATGTTGTAGGCCTGAATTGTCACCATGGCCCTCATCATATGAAAAATACATTCAGTCATATCGAACTGCCAGAACACGCTTATCTTTCGTGCTACCCCAATGCCAGTTTACTCGATATTGAAAACGACACTTTCAAATATAGCAACAATGCGAGTTATTTTGGAAAAGTCGCTGAACAACTTATACATGAAGGTGTTCGACTTATCGGCGGTTGTTGCGGGACTACACCTGAACATATTCAGCACATCAAATCATCTGTTAAAAATCTGAAGCCTGTTTCACACAAAAAGGTCATTCCTATTCATAAAAAACACGCAAGTACAGAACACCATGATTTGAAATTGAGTTTAAAAGAACGCGTACAACGTCAGCCTACAATTATTGTCGAACTGGATACACCGAAACATCTAGACACGCAACGCTTTTTTAAAAATATCGAAGCACTCGATAAAGCAAATGTTGACGCGGTCACATTGGCGGACAATTCATTAGCCACTGTTCGTATTTCCAATGTTGCGGCAGCAAGCCTGATCAAACAAAACTATTCTATCGAGCCGCTCGTGCATATTACGTGTCGTGACCGAAACTTAATCGGTTTACAATCCCATCTTCTCGGGTTATCGCTATTAGGCATTAATGAAATACTCGCCATTACGGGAGACCCTTCGAAAGTTGGTCACCTGCCAGGTGCGACAAATGTTTACGACGTGAATTCAAAAGGATTAACCGAACTTGCACTTCGCTTTAATGAAGGGATTAACACAGATGGAGATGCGCTGAAGAAAAGAACGAACTTCAACATCGCTGGTGGCTTTGATCCACACGTTAGAAATATTGATGCTGCTGTACGCAAACTCGAAACAAAAATTGAAAGTGGTATGCATTATTTCATTACTCAACCTGTATTCACCAAAGAAAAAATCATCGAAATTTATCAAGCAACACAACATCTCAATGTCCCTATTTTTATTGGCGTCATGCCTATTACAAGCTACAACAATGCCCTTTTCTTACACAATGAGGTGCCTGGTATTAAAATGACCGATGACATTTTAGACCGTTTTAAAGCTGTAGCAAACGACAAAGAAGCGACTTATGATTTATCCATTGCTATATGTAAATCTTTAATTGATACCATTCATGAATATTTTAATGGACTTTATCTCATTACCCCTTTCGAACGTGTCGACTATTCTTTAGAACTTGCTGCTTATTCAAAATCAATTACATCAACCAAACAGGAGGCTATATTATGA
- the metC gene encoding cystathionine beta-lyase MetC — protein sequence MSHHKATQLIHDNNRGKTYQSANLPLYYSSTYHQHELGGQPEYDYARSGNPNRQLLETKLAELENGKYGFAFNSGISAITSVLLTLKAGDHVILPDDVYGGTFRLTEEILTKFDIHFTTVNAENPENFENAITPQTKLLYVETPSNPLFKITDIRAVADIAKRHHLLLAVDNTFMTPIAQNPLDLGADIVIHSATKFLGGHSDVIAGAVVTNDDAFAKAIYLIQNGTGTGLSVYDCWTLTQHLKTLDVRFKQSTANAQQLIHYLEQHPAIGKIYYPGNSTVHLKQAQHGGAVFGFKLKNEALAQTFVDALEIPLVSVSLGGVETILSHPYSMSHAAIPQPIREARGITFGLFRLSVGLENPETLIADLDHALKEVYDESIIKHSEAQRSSG from the coding sequence ATGAGTCATCACAAAGCAACACAATTAATTCATGATAACAATCGCGGTAAAACGTACCAAAGCGCAAATTTGCCCCTCTATTATTCATCTACTTACCATCAACATGAACTTGGGGGTCAACCTGAATACGACTATGCAAGAAGTGGGAACCCTAACCGACAATTATTAGAAACAAAACTGGCAGAACTTGAAAACGGAAAATATGGATTTGCGTTTAATTCTGGTATTAGTGCCATTACAAGTGTACTTCTCACCTTAAAAGCAGGTGATCACGTCATTCTACCAGATGATGTGTATGGTGGAACTTTTAGATTAACAGAAGAAATATTGACAAAATTTGATATTCACTTCACTACCGTAAACGCTGAAAATCCAGAAAATTTCGAAAACGCGATTACACCACAAACAAAATTGTTATATGTAGAAACACCTTCAAACCCTTTATTTAAAATTACAGATATCCGAGCAGTTGCTGATATCGCCAAACGGCATCACTTACTGCTTGCTGTCGATAACACGTTTATGACGCCTATCGCACAAAATCCATTAGATTTAGGGGCAGACATTGTCATTCATAGCGCAACCAAGTTTTTAGGAGGGCATAGTGACGTCATAGCGGGCGCTGTAGTCACAAACGATGACGCTTTTGCTAAAGCCATTTATTTAATTCAAAACGGGACAGGTACAGGATTATCAGTATACGACTGTTGGACGTTAACACAACATCTCAAAACATTAGATGTACGTTTTAAACAATCCACCGCTAATGCGCAACAATTAATACACTACTTAGAACAACATCCTGCCATCGGCAAAATATATTACCCGGGCAATAGCACTGTTCATCTTAAACAAGCCCAACATGGTGGTGCTGTATTTGGTTTTAAACTTAAAAACGAAGCGTTAGCACAGACATTTGTTGATGCACTCGAAATTCCGCTTGTATCCGTTAGCTTAGGTGGTGTAGAAACCATTTTGTCTCACCCTTATTCCATGTCACACGCAGCAATTCCACAACCTATACGAGAAGCACGTGGCATCACTTTTGGCTTATTCAGACTCAGTGTAGGGTTAGAAAATCCAGAAACATTAATTGCAGACTTAGATCATGCATTAAAGGAGGTATACGATGAGTCGATTATTAAACACTCTGAAGCACAACGTTCTAGTGGCTGA
- a CDS encoding DUF951 domain-containing protein, with translation MSSNYEINDIVEMKKQHACGANRFKIIRMGADIRIKCTTCQRSIMLPRQTFNKKLKKILEKASQEEKE, from the coding sequence ATGTCTTCAAATTATGAAATAAATGATATAGTAGAAATGAAGAAACAACATGCATGTGGTGCCAATCGGTTTAAAATCATTCGTATGGGCGCGGACATTAGAATTAAGTGTACAACCTGTCAACGGAGTATTATGTTGCCACGTCAAACGTTTAATAAAAAGTTAAAAAAAATACTCGAAAAAGCGAGTCAAGAAGAGAAGGAGTAA
- the rpsF gene encoding 30S ribosomal protein S6, translated as MRKYEVMYIVRPNIEEDARKAVVERFNGILASEGSEVLETKDWGKRRLAYEIEDFKDGYYYIVRIQSENNVATDEFQRLAKINDDIIRYIVVREDEDK; from the coding sequence ATGAGAAAATATGAAGTAATGTACATCGTGCGTCCAAACATTGAAGAGGATGCAAGAAAAGCAGTTGTTGAACGTTTCAACGGAATTTTAGCTTCTGAAGGCTCTGAGGTATTAGAAACTAAGGACTGGGGTAAACGCCGCTTAGCTTACGAAATCGAAGACTTCAAAGATGGTTACTACTACATCGTACGTATCCAATCTGAAAACAATGTAGCTACTGACGAATTCCAACGTTTAGCAAAAATCAATGATGATATCATTCGTTACATTGTTGTTCGTGAAGACGAAGACAAGTAA
- a CDS encoding PLP-dependent transferase, translating into MKDTELAQIALTEDTTGAVANPIYLSTAYQHQGLGQSTGFDYSRTKNPTRDTFETAFAKLEGGKASFATASGMASIQLICSLFKPNDEILVSYDLYGGTFRLFQFYKEQYGVHFKYVNFDNFTEVNQAITDHTKALFIEPISNPLMIEIDLEPYYVLARKHGLLTIVDNTFLTPYLSTPLKEGADIVLHSATKYIGGHNDVLAGVVTVKDPDLVNQLSLLHNMIGATLSPFDSYLLQRGLKTLHLRIARSQENAQRLAARCKNLDGIQEVLYSGRTGMLSLRLESHYSVALLLEHIEVSRFAESLGGTETFITFPYTQTHVDMPDAEKDARGIDQHLIRLSIGIEAYEDIEADLIQALEHSREGVSL; encoded by the coding sequence ATGAAAGATACAGAACTTGCACAAATCGCACTTACTGAAGATACGACTGGCGCAGTCGCAAATCCGATTTATTTATCTACCGCTTATCAACATCAAGGTCTCGGTCAATCCACTGGTTTTGATTATTCCCGAACGAAAAACCCGACGCGCGATACTTTTGAAACGGCTTTTGCCAAACTCGAAGGCGGTAAAGCTTCTTTTGCGACAGCCAGTGGCATGGCAAGTATTCAACTCATTTGTAGTTTGTTTAAACCGAATGATGAAATATTAGTTTCATATGATTTATATGGTGGCACATTTAGACTTTTTCAATTTTATAAAGAACAATATGGCGTTCATTTCAAATATGTTAACTTTGATAACTTCACAGAAGTAAATCAAGCCATCACAGACCATACAAAAGCACTATTTATCGAGCCGATTTCAAATCCGCTTATGATAGAAATTGACCTTGAACCTTATTACGTACTAGCTCGAAAACATGGACTCCTAACGATTGTTGATAACACGTTTTTAACGCCTTATTTATCAACACCTTTAAAAGAGGGTGCAGACATCGTCTTACATTCTGCAACAAAATACATTGGCGGTCACAACGACGTGTTAGCTGGTGTCGTTACAGTAAAAGATCCGGATTTAGTTAATCAGTTGTCCTTACTTCATAATATGATAGGCGCAACTTTATCACCATTCGACAGCTATTTACTGCAACGCGGATTGAAAACGTTACATCTGCGCATTGCGCGGTCACAAGAAAATGCCCAACGTCTTGCAGCACGATGTAAAAATTTAGATGGTATTCAAGAAGTGTTATATAGCGGCCGTACTGGAATGTTAAGTTTACGTTTAGAATCGCATTACAGCGTTGCGTTACTTTTAGAACACATTGAAGTCTCTCGCTTTGCAGAAAGCTTAGGTGGAACAGAAACTTTTATTACATTTCCTTATACGCAAACACATGTCGATATGCCGGACGCAGAAAAAGATGCACGTGGGATAGATCAACATTTAATACGTTTATCCATCGGCATCGAAGCTTACGAAGATATTGAGGCAGACCTCATTCAGGCTCTAGAACATTCAAGAGAAGGAGTGAGTTTATGA
- a CDS encoding mechanosensitive ion channel family protein gives MKQLESILRNMIQPLFEPETYSNLLTKLIVVFIYVLAAFIVTRILNKVIAQFFKVNSKSKKTPRAKRSKTLITLVQNVAGYIVWFITGTTILSKFGISVESILAGAGVVGLAIGFGAQTLVKDIITGFFIIFENQFDVGDYVSIKNNSSPIAEGTVKSIGLRSTRIMSITGELSTIPNGTMSEVTNFSVTNGVALVDIPIATNENIELVEQKLAVFLKSIPKKYDIFVEVPQVLGVDALESYQVTLRISAETSPGQNFMGARILRREIRGFLQAENIETPVPNLAQMYKNMSQPKK, from the coding sequence ATGAAACAACTTGAGAGTATACTAAGAAATATGATTCAACCGTTGTTCGAACCGGAAACGTATTCGAACCTCTTAACAAAACTAATTGTTGTTTTCATCTATGTACTTGCTGCATTTATTGTGACGCGAATTTTAAATAAAGTCATTGCTCAATTTTTTAAAGTGAATAGCAAATCTAAAAAAACACCGCGTGCTAAACGTTCAAAAACGTTAATTACGCTTGTACAAAATGTTGCAGGCTATATCGTTTGGTTTATTACAGGTACAACAATCTTAAGCAAATTTGGTATTAGCGTCGAAAGTATTTTAGCGGGGGCTGGTGTTGTCGGATTGGCCATTGGTTTTGGTGCTCAAACACTCGTTAAAGACATTATTACAGGATTCTTTATTATTTTTGAAAATCAGTTTGATGTAGGAGATTATGTGAGCATAAAAAACAATAGCTCTCCAATTGCAGAAGGTACGGTTAAATCTATTGGCTTACGTTCAACACGCATTATGTCGATTACAGGTGAATTATCTACAATACCGAATGGGACGATGAGCGAAGTCACTAACTTTTCTGTGACGAACGGCGTAGCTTTAGTGGATATTCCTATCGCAACGAATGAAAATATTGAACTTGTTGAGCAAAAATTAGCAGTATTTTTAAAATCCATTCCAAAAAAATATGATATTTTCGTCGAGGTGCCACAAGTGCTCGGTGTAGATGCGCTTGAAAGTTATCAAGTCACATTGCGTATTTCAGCAGAAACGTCACCAGGACAAAATTTCATGGGCGCGCGTATTTTACGTCGTGAAATTAGAGGCTTTTTACAAGCAGAAAATATAGAAACACCTGTGCCCAATTTAGCTCAAATGTACAAAAACATGTCGCAACCGAAAAAATAG
- a CDS encoding ParB/RepB/Spo0J family partition protein, with translation MADLHDRHLENIVQLNLSDIRPNPYQPRKHFNQEKLEELAQSIAQHGVLQPIVVTSSVQGYYIVAGERRYRASQYVGLKTIPAIIKEMDDAHMRELAIIENLQREDLNPLEEAESYHQLMDALSLTQQQVAERLGKSRPYIANMLRLLQLPVKIRSLIQKGQLSGGHGRTLLALKNATLMEQYAQKVLDEAWSVRTLEAKIAEQQPQLKNKTSERLNSSKKRKPARIKQHEQQLATQYGTKVDVSTTGATGKITLEFYSEQDYRRLIQLLRKEK, from the coding sequence ATGGCAGATTTACACGATCGTCATTTGGAAAATATCGTACAATTGAATCTTTCTGACATACGCCCTAATCCATATCAACCACGGAAGCATTTTAATCAAGAAAAATTAGAAGAATTAGCCCAATCTATAGCCCAACATGGCGTTTTACAGCCAATTGTTGTGACTTCTTCTGTCCAAGGGTATTATATTGTAGCTGGGGAACGCCGTTATCGTGCTTCTCAATATGTAGGGCTAAAAACGATACCAGCCATAATTAAAGAGATGGATGACGCACATATGCGTGAATTGGCAATTATTGAAAACCTACAACGGGAAGATTTGAATCCATTGGAAGAAGCGGAAAGTTATCATCAACTTATGGATGCTTTATCTTTAACACAACAACAAGTTGCCGAACGTTTAGGGAAATCACGTCCCTATATTGCGAATATGTTGCGCTTATTACAATTGCCTGTTAAAATCAGAAGCTTGATTCAAAAAGGGCAACTTTCTGGAGGCCATGGGCGAACGTTATTGGCATTAAAAAATGCAACGTTGATGGAGCAGTATGCCCAAAAAGTGCTAGACGAAGCGTGGAGTGTGCGTACTTTAGAAGCTAAAATTGCCGAACAACAACCTCAATTGAAAAATAAGACGTCCGAGCGTCTTAATTCTTCTAAAAAAAGAAAGCCTGCACGTATTAAGCAACATGAACAGCAACTTGCGACACAATATGGAACAAAAGTTGATGTTTCTACAACAGGCGCAACAGGCAAAATCACACTTGAATTTTATTCTGAACAAGATTATCGTCGGCTCATACAACTATTGAGAAAAGAAAAATAA